The DNA sequence CGGTCCGATGACGGTGTCGAGGCCCTGCGGGAAGCCCGGCAGGTCGAGCCCGCCGAAGAGGCCCGTGAGGACGTCCCGGATCTTGGCGTTGCCCGCCCACTCGTGATCGGCGAGGTCACCGATGACCTCGTGCCGCACGGTCGCCTCGGGGTCGAGCGAGTCGTGCTGGGTCAGGACGCCGAGACGCAGGCCGCCGCTGTGCGTGACGCGCCCGGTGTCGGCCTCCTCCAGCTTGGCGAGCATCCGGATGAGGGTCGTCTTCCCGTCACCGTTGCGCCCGACGACACCGATCCGGTCGCCCTCGGAGACGCCCAGTGAGACGCCGTCGAGCAGCGCGCGGGTGCCGTACACCTTGCTGACTGCCTCGACATTGACGAGGTTGACGGCCATTTCACTCCTGACGACGGAAAAGACGAACCCGACCGTCCAGCGTAGTCGCCCGCCGAGCGGACCTCTTTCGCGCGCGGAGCTACAGGACCCCGGCCCCGGGCGCGGGCGAGGTCGCGGGGCGGGCCGTGCGGCAGGTGCCCGACGCGCGCAGGGCGGCGGCGACCCGCTCCGCGGCGTCCGCGTCCTTGACCAGGAAGGCGGTCGTCGGGCCCGAGCCGGAGACCAGGGCCGCGAGGGCGCCCGCCTCGGTGCCCGCCTTCAGGGTGTCGGCGAGCGCCGGGAAGAGGGAGAGCGCGGCGGCCTGGAGGTCGTTCGACAGGGTGGCCGCGAGAGCCGCGGCGTCGCCGGTGCGCAGCGCCTCCAGGAGGGCCGGGGAGGCCTCGGGGGCGGGGGCGTCGGGGGTCAGGCGGTCGAACTCGCGGTACACCGCGGGCGTCGAGAGGCCGCCGTCGGCGACCGCGAACACCCAGTGGAAGTCGCCGCCCACCGCGAGCTCCTGGAGCCGCTCGCCGCGCCCCGTGCCGAGGGCGGCGCCGCCGACCAGGCTGAACGGCACGTCGCTGCCGAGCTCGGCGCAGATGTCGAGCAGCTCGGCCCGGGACGCGCCGGTGCCCCAGAGGGCGTCGCAGGCCAGCAGGGCGCCCGCGGCGTCCGCGCTGCCGCCCGCCATGCCGCCGGCGACCGGGATGTCCTTGGCGATGTGGAGGTGTACGTCGGCGGGGCGACCGTGGCGCTCGGCGAGGGCGAGCGCGGCGCGGGCCGCGAGGTTGGTGCGGTCCAGGGGCACCTGGGCGGCGTCCGGGCCCGCGCAGGTGACGCGCAGCTCGTCGGCGGGCGCCGCCGTCACCTCGTCGTACAGGCCGACGGCGAGGAAGACGTTGGCGAGGTCGTGGAAGCCGTCGGGCCGGGCGGGGCCCACGGCCAGCTGCACGTTGACCTTCGCGGGCACGCGTACGGTGACGCTCACGCCGCGGCCCCCTTGTGCTCGGCGATCCGGGCGAACTCCTCGACGGTCAGGGACTCGCCGCGCGCCTGCGGGGACACGCCCGCGGCGACCAGGGCGGCCTCGGCCGCGGCGGCGGAGCCCGCCCACCCGGAGAGGGCGGCGCGCAGCGTCTTGCGGCGCTGGGCGAAGGCGGCGTCCACGACGGCGAACACCTCCCGCTTCGAGGCGGTGGTCGCGACCGGCTCGGCGCGCCGCACCAGGGACACGAGGCCGGAGTCGACGTTCGGCGCGGGCCAGAAGACGTTGCGGCCGATGGCGCCCGCGCGCTTGACGTCCGCGTACCAGTTGGCCTTCACGGACGGGACGCCGTACACCTTCGAGCCCGGTGCCGCGGCGAGGCGGTCGGCGACCTCGGCCTGCACCATCACGAGCGTGCGCTCGATGCTGGGGAAGGTGTCGAGCATGTGCAGCAGGACCGGTACCGCCACGTTGTACGGGAGGTTCGCGACCAGGGCCGTCGGGGCGGGTCCTGGCAGCTCGCGCACCTGCATGGCATCGCTGTGGACGAGGTCGAAGGCGTCCTTGCGCTGCGGCAGGCGGGCCTCGACGGTCGCCGGGAGGGCCCCGGCGAGTACGTCGTCGATCTCCACGGCGGTGACGTGCGCGGCGGTCTCCAGGAGCGCGAGGGTCAGCGAGCCGAGGCCCGGGCCCACCTCGACCACGACGTCGTCGGGGCCCACGTCCGCGGTGCGGACGATGCGGCGGACGGTGTTCGCGTCGATGACAAAGTTCTGGCCGCGCTGCTTGGTCGGCCGGACGCCGAGGGTGGCGGCAAGCTCGCGGATGTCGGCGGGGCCCAGGAGGGCGTCGTGCTCGGTGCTACTCACCGCCCCAGGGTATCCGCGCCCCACCCCGCCCCCGGCCCATCCGCCCCACTCCCCGGCCGCGCGGCACCGGCCCTGCGGGCACGGGCCAGGCGGAACGGCTGAGCGGCACCCGGCCCTGCGCGCCCGAGGCCAAGCGGAACGGCTGAGCGGCGCCTGGTGCTGTGCCCACCCGTCCCGCCCTGCGGGACGATTGCCCACAGCGGGGAGGGGGTGGCTCCGCCCGGCCCGGGCCCGGCCTGCGCGTACGCCCCGCGCCGAGCGCCGGGGTGGTCCCACCCGCCCGCCCCCGCCCAGGTGCCCCGAGGCCCGGTCTCGCGACGCTGGGGAGTTTCGGGTGGGCGGGGTGGGCAAGCACCCGCCGCGGTAGCGGCGGGGAGGGGGAGGGCGCCACGGGCGGCGCTCCGCGTCGGGGTCGGGCGGGCGGAAGCCGGGGTGGCACGGGTGGGCGGGTGGGAGGCCGCCCGGCAGCGGGCGGGCCCCGGGGGCTAGAGGCGTTTGCCGCAGTGGGGCCAAGGGCTCGCGCCCCGCTGGACGTAGAGCTTCTTCGCCCGGTGGGTCTGCTCGGTGGCGGACGCGTCCTGGGGGCGGCCCGAGCCGCCGAGCCCCTGCCAGGTGCGCGTGTCGAACTGGTAGAGCCCGCCGTACGTGCCGGAGGGATCCACCGCGGTGGGGCGCCCCCCGGACTCGCAGGACGCGAGGGCGCCCCAGTCGAGCCCGTCGGCCCCGGGCACGGACGTGGGCGGGGCCTTCGTGCCGACCTTCACGATCCGCGTCTGCGGCTCCCGCACCACCTCGCTCTTGATCCGCCGCGGCTTCTGCTTCACGCCGTTGACGGTGCGCAGCGCGTACGTGACCCGCCGGGCCCCTTCGTGCCCGGCCTGCACCACGACCTCCGTGCCGCGCAGGAGCGAGGCGTCCTCGGTCTTGCGGACCGCGTACGGGATGACCTCCTCGCGCACCTCCTTGCGGCCGGAGATCCGCATGACCGTGATGGTCTGCCCGTCGCGCGGGAAGCTGTCGGGCGCGACGGAGGTGGTGTCGGAGCCGCGCAGGGTGACGCCGGACTCCTCGACGGCCTCGTGGACGGTCGCGGCGTTCGTACGGATGGTGCGGGCCCTGCCGTCGGCCATGACGGTCACGGTGCGCTCGGTGCGGACGTCGAGGTCGAGGCCCTCGCGGGCGATGCGCTTGCCGCGCGAGGCCGACAGATAGGCGCCCTCGGCGCGCACGCCGAGCTGGCGCAGCGCGCCGTCGACGGTGCGGGCGGTGGTCCACACCTGGCGGCTCTTGCCGTCGAGGGTGAGCCGCACGGGGCGGCCGTAGCGGACGGCGATCTCGTCGCCGCTGGCGAGCACGGTGTCGGCGGTGGGCGCCACGATGTCGTGGGTGCCGACGTCCACGCCCTCGTCGGCGAGCAGTTCGCCCACGTCGTCGGCGAAGGTGTGCAGGGTGCGGGACCTGCCGTCGACGCTGAGCTGGACGGCCTTGTCGTTGGCGACGAAGGCGGAGGTGCCGCCCGCGAGGAAGGCGACGACGAGGGCCTGCGGCACGAGCCTGCGCAGTCCGTCGGGGCGCTCGCCGCTCCGCTTGCGCCGCGCGGCGCGGCGCGCCTGGGCCCGCCCGGCGCTCCGGGGCCCGCCCGCCTGCCGGGGCAGCAGGGGCCCGGAGCCGGCGCCCTCGGCCCCGTCGGCCGGGGTGTACGCCGCGCCGTCCGCGGCCTCGGCGTACTCGACGCGCTCGGGCTCGGGGTTTTCGGGGATGGCGGGGCTCACGGGGCTCTCGGGGTATCCGCCGTACTCCGCGCCCGGCGCACCGGCCGCGCCCCCGTCGCCCCCGGCCCCGTACGCGCCGTACCCTCCCGGCGTCATCTCGTACGCTGGCCGGTACGTGTCCTGGTACCCCCCGTGCCCCACGGCGGCCCCGCCGTCCCCGTACGGCTCATAGGGCGCGAACGGCGGCTGCCCATACGTCTCGTACTGCGGTTTGCTCACGACGACGCTCCAGCTGACATGTGAACCACTGACAAGCCATGTGCAGATCGGCTTGCAGAACCTAGCGGAGCGGCCGTCACTCTCCAAAGCAGGGTGACTACTCTGTGTCGCGGCACTGCCCCAGGCTGTCAGGCCCCGGAACGCTTCGGTCGTTATCGATCAGTAATCAAAGGCGCGGGCCGTGTTCGCCGAGACGGCCGCGGCCATGGCGTCCTCGTCGATCCCCTTCACCTCGGCCATCGCGCGCAGCGTGACCGGAATGAGATACGGGGCGTTGGGCCGTCCGCGGTAGGGCGCGGGGGTCAGGAACGGGGCGTCGGTCTCGACGAGGACGAGCTCCGGCGGGGCCACGGCGAGGGCCTCGCGCAGGTGCCCCGCGTTCTTGAAGGTCACGTTGCCCGCGAAGGACATGAAGTAGCCGTGCTCCGCGCACACCTCGGCCATCGCGGCGTCGCCGGAGTAGCAGTGGAAGACGGTGCGCTCGGGGGCGCCCTCCTCCTTGAGGACGCGCAGCACGTCGTCGTGGGCCTCGCGGTCGTGGATGACCAGGGCCTTGCCGTGCCGCTTGGCGATCTCGATGTGCGCGCGGAAGGACCGTTCCTGCGCGGCCATGCCCTCGGGCCCGGTGCGGAAGTGGTCGAGGCCGGTCTCGCCGACGCCCTTGACGTGCGGAAGGGCCGCGAGCCGGTCGATCTCGGCGAGCGCCTCGTCGAGCGCGGCCTCTCCCCCGCCGGGCCTGGCGCCCTGCCGCGACCAGCCGTCGGGATCCCCGTGCACGATGCGCGGCGCCTCGTTCGGGTGAAGGGCCACCGCGGCGTGGACGGCGGCGTGCGCGGCGGCCGTCTCGGCGGCCCAGCGGGAGCCCGCGACGTCGCAGCCGACCTGGACCACCGTGGTGACGCCCACCGAGGCGGCCTTGGCGAGCGCCTCCTCGACGGTCCCCGACTGCATGTCGAGGTGGGTGTGGGAGTCGGCGACCGGGACGCGGAGCGGGGCGGGGGCCGGGGGCGGGGTGGTGTCGGCGGGCATGCCCCGATCCTACGGAGCCCCCGGCCGAGGGGTCCCGCCGAGGGCACCCGCCCCGGGGGCGGGGCGGGTGCCCGGGGAGAGGACGGCCTCAGCCGGCCTTGCGGTGGTTCTGGAACGGGTGCAGCAGGTCCGAGAGGTGCCAGTGGTGCTTGGCGCCCCCTTCCGCGCCCCCTCCCGCGCCCTCGGCCGAGCCGTCGCTCGCCGGGACCTTCGTCGCCGACGGCGGATGCTCGGTGTGGGGCTGCCGGTGCAGGGACTCAAGAGCGGACCGCACGGTCGACACCTGGCCCGCGCGCATGATCCGGACGACGTGGCCCCCGCAGTTCAGGCAGGTGGGCCGGGTGAGCGGGGACGGCACGCGGTGCCCGCCCGCCAGATACGTCACGAACTGCTGCCCCTTGGCGTCCACGTGGTGCTCGATCTCGTACGACTGCTCCCAGCCGTGCCCGCAGCGCATGCAGGCGAACGCGTAGGACTCATGGACGACGTCGAAAGCCGTGCGGTGACCGGTGTCTGCGATCTCACTCATGCGAGCTCCTCTTGTCCGCAGGACAAGCACCACCGGCCCGGAGCGTCCTGCCCGGACCCGGGCCCGGCGGTGAGGGACGGGTGCGTCCCTGACCACCAGTGGACGCCCTTTCCGCAGCGCGCGCATCAGACCTGTGCACTGTTGGGCCCGATTTGGCATTCCCATAGGAATTCAGCCTGACGCGCGGCCCACGCTTTTGCCTTTCACGATAGTCCTTTACCAGGCGATGGGCCGCTCGGAGGAATAAAACCCCGGAGCTCGAAACGCGCGGCGAAGGTGAGGAAAGTGCAGGCGGCATGCGTGTGCGCCGGTATCCCACGCCCCCGCGCACACGCTGTCGCTCCCGCCCCGCGTCACGCTTGCGGCGCGTGCTTCGCCGCGACCACGGCGTCGAAAACGCGCCGCTTCTGCAGCCCCGCGTCGGCGGCCACGGCGGCGATCGCCTCCTTGCGCCGCTCCCCCGCCTCCTCGCGCACCCGGACCCTGCGCACCAGCTCGTCGTCGTCGAGTTCGTCGCCGCTCCGCTCGGGCGCGCCCGTCACGACCACGGTGATCTCGCCGCGCACCCCTTCGGCCGCCCACGCGGCGAGCTCCTTGAGGGGGCCGCGGCGGACCTCCTCGTACGTCTTGGTCAGCTCGCGGCAGACGGCGGCCCTGCGCTCGGGGCCGAAGGCCTCGGCCATCGCGGCGAGCGCGTCGGCCAGGCGGTGCGGGGCCTCGAAGTACACCAGGGTGCGCCGCTCCTCGGCGGCCTCGCGCAGACGGGCGAGCCGCTCGCCCGCCTTGCGGGGCAGGAAGCCCTCGAAGCAGAAGCGGTCCACGGGAAGGCCGGAGAGCGCGAGCGCGGTCAGGACGGCGGAGGGGCCGGGCACCGCGGTGACCCGGATGCCCCGCTCGACGGCGGCCGCGACCAGGCGGTAGCCGGGGTCGGAGACCGACGGCATGCCCGCGTCGGTGACGAGCAGCACCCGCGCGCCGCCTTCGAGCGCGTCGGCGAGCTCGGGCGTGCGCGCCGACTCGTTGCCCTCGAAGTACGACACGACGCGCCCGCCCACGGTGACGCCGAGCGCCTGTGCGAGCCGCTTGAGCCTGCGGGTGTCCTCGGCCGCCACGACGTCGGCGCGCTCCAGTTCGGCGGCGAGCCGGGGCGGGGCGTCCGCGGTGTCGCCGATGGGGGTGCCCGCGAGGACGAGCGTGCCGGTGCCGTCGGGGGAGCCGCCGGGCGTGCCGCCGGGAGGAGTGCCGGGCGTGCCGTCGGGGCTTGAGTCTGCGCTTCCTGTCACGGTTCCATCCTCGCAGGGGCAGGGCGCGGGACTGTCACAGTCTGGTTCCCTACGATGGCGCGGTGACCAGTACCGCGTCGTCCCCGGACACCCGTGAGGGCCAGCATCCCGAGGAACAGCAGCCGTCGCCCTGGCACCGCAGACTGCGCCGCTTCGGCTACGCGGCGCGGCCCAGAGGCGATGTGCGGGCGCGGCTCGTCCCGCCGTACGCCGAGCCCGGCTCGCGGATCTGGGCGGCGCTCGGCGTACCGCCCCTGGCCGCGCGGCGGGTGACGCGCTGGTCGGGCTGGGGCGGACCGATCCTGGTGGCGCTCGTGGCGGGCCTGCTGCGGTTCTGGAACCTGGGCAGCCCGAAGGCGGTGATATTCGACGAGACGTACTACGCCAAGGACGCCTGGGCGCTGCTCCACCGCGGGTACGAACTGAGCTGGCCCGACAAGATCAACGACACGGTCGTCCAGCAGGGCGACTCCATCGCGCTGCCCACGGACGCCGCGTACGTGGTGCATCCGCCGGTCGGCAAGTACGTGATCGCCATCGGTGAATGGCTGTTCGGTTTCGACCCGTTCGGCTGGCGGTTCATGACGGCGGTGCTCGGCACCCTTTCGGTCCTGATGCTGTGCCGGATCGGGCGCCGCCTGTTCCGCTCCACGTTCCTCGGCTGTGTCGCGGGCGCGCTGCTCACCGTGGACGGGCTGCACTTCGTGATGAGCCGCACCGCGCTGCTCGACCAGGTCCTGATGTTCTTCGTGCTGGCCGCGTTCGGCTGCTTCCTGGTGGACCGGGAC is a window from the Streptomyces spectabilis genome containing:
- a CDS encoding 4-(cytidine 5'-diphospho)-2-C-methyl-D-erythritol kinase; translation: MSVTVRVPAKVNVQLAVGPARPDGFHDLANVFLAVGLYDEVTAAPADELRVTCAGPDAAQVPLDRTNLAARAALALAERHGRPADVHLHIAKDIPVAGGMAGGSADAAGALLACDALWGTGASRAELLDICAELGSDVPFSLVGGAALGTGRGERLQELAVGGDFHWVFAVADGGLSTPAVYREFDRLTPDAPAPEASPALLEALRTGDAAALAATLSNDLQAAALSLFPALADTLKAGTEAGALAALVSGSGPTTAFLVKDADAAERVAAALRASGTCRTARPATSPAPGAGVL
- the rsmA gene encoding 16S rRNA (adenine(1518)-N(6)/adenine(1519)-N(6))-dimethyltransferase RsmA, translating into MSSTEHDALLGPADIRELAATLGVRPTKQRGQNFVIDANTVRRIVRTADVGPDDVVVEVGPGLGSLTLALLETAAHVTAVEIDDVLAGALPATVEARLPQRKDAFDLVHSDAMQVRELPGPAPTALVANLPYNVAVPVLLHMLDTFPSIERTLVMVQAEVADRLAAAPGSKVYGVPSVKANWYADVKRAGAIGRNVFWPAPNVDSGLVSLVRRAEPVATTASKREVFAVVDAAFAQRRKTLRAALSGWAGSAAAAEAALVAAGVSPQARGESLTVEEFARIAEHKGAAA
- a CDS encoding resuscitation-promoting factor, with the translated sequence MSKPQYETYGQPPFAPYEPYGDGGAAVGHGGYQDTYRPAYEMTPGGYGAYGAGGDGGAAGAPGAEYGGYPESPVSPAIPENPEPERVEYAEAADGAAYTPADGAEGAGSGPLLPRQAGGPRSAGRAQARRAARRKRSGERPDGLRRLVPQALVVAFLAGGTSAFVANDKAVQLSVDGRSRTLHTFADDVGELLADEGVDVGTHDIVAPTADTVLASGDEIAVRYGRPVRLTLDGKSRQVWTTARTVDGALRQLGVRAEGAYLSASRGKRIAREGLDLDVRTERTVTVMADGRARTIRTNAATVHEAVEESGVTLRGSDTTSVAPDSFPRDGQTITVMRISGRKEVREEVIPYAVRKTEDASLLRGTEVVVQAGHEGARRVTYALRTVNGVKQKPRRIKSEVVREPQTRIVKVGTKAPPTSVPGADGLDWGALASCESGGRPTAVDPSGTYGGLYQFDTRTWQGLGGSGRPQDASATEQTHRAKKLYVQRGASPWPHCGKRL
- a CDS encoding TatD family hydrolase, giving the protein MPADTTPPPAPAPLRVPVADSHTHLDMQSGTVEEALAKAASVGVTTVVQVGCDVAGSRWAAETAAAHAAVHAAVALHPNEAPRIVHGDPDGWSRQGARPGGGEAALDEALAEIDRLAALPHVKGVGETGLDHFRTGPEGMAAQERSFRAHIEIAKRHGKALVIHDREAHDDVLRVLKEEGAPERTVFHCYSGDAAMAEVCAEHGYFMSFAGNVTFKNAGHLREALAVAPPELVLVETDAPFLTPAPYRGRPNAPYLIPVTLRAMAEVKGIDEDAMAAAVSANTARAFDY
- the rsmI gene encoding 16S rRNA (cytidine(1402)-2'-O)-methyltransferase, translating into MTGSADSSPDGTPGTPPGGTPGGSPDGTGTLVLAGTPIGDTADAPPRLAAELERADVVAAEDTRRLKRLAQALGVTVGGRVVSYFEGNESARTPELADALEGGARVLLVTDAGMPSVSDPGYRLVAAAVERGIRVTAVPGPSAVLTALALSGLPVDRFCFEGFLPRKAGERLARLREAAEERRTLVYFEAPHRLADALAAMAEAFGPERRAAVCRELTKTYEEVRRGPLKELAAWAAEGVRGEITVVVTGAPERSGDELDDDELVRRVRVREEAGERRKEAIAAVAADAGLQKRRVFDAVVAAKHAPQA